A region from the Lysobacter antibioticus genome encodes:
- a CDS encoding O-antigen ligase family protein, translating to MPQPQVPDVSFRPEPLAGEPRRLALARRTLEIALFCLPALLISTPWGLLPFTALALAAFLMAPGRIAHGYREIGGALRPLLLMAVAVAVIVAVSTFLHDVRWREADNRLRLLTLPFFALMAYAYRPSRRWLWAGALVGLAGAFAVAVYQVVGGMDRAAGWTANAIVYAEAVIALIVLAVFCRPSGELLWTTAACALGVVTVALSGSRGTWPGVLIVLLIGLLVSGGRARRVSWAVLATLALGAVAALWIGPLAEQTRIEELRSDVHRLKEGDNASSLGARLNLLSLAGQTFVEHPLDGIGVGSFGRAVSALPECRPPAARVGFCRLTHAHSDVPEWAATMGLPGLLAILAVYLLPLVLFVRRLRALPAGRSRSSALGGLVLVLVYIASGLTQSMFAHQLVASFYAVAVGLLYGFSLREARSDDSGP from the coding sequence GTGCCCCAACCGCAAGTACCCGACGTTTCTTTCCGCCCCGAGCCCCTCGCGGGCGAGCCGCGCCGCCTGGCTCTGGCCCGCCGCACGCTCGAGATCGCCCTGTTCTGCCTGCCGGCGCTGTTGATCTCCACGCCGTGGGGGCTGCTGCCGTTCACCGCGCTGGCGCTGGCTGCGTTCTTGATGGCGCCGGGCCGGATCGCCCACGGTTATCGCGAGATCGGCGGTGCGCTGCGCCCGCTGCTGCTGATGGCGGTCGCGGTGGCGGTGATCGTGGCGGTTTCGACCTTTCTCCACGACGTGCGCTGGCGCGAGGCCGACAACCGCCTGCGCCTGCTGACCCTGCCGTTCTTCGCCCTGATGGCCTACGCCTACCGGCCGTCGCGGCGCTGGCTGTGGGCCGGCGCCCTGGTCGGCCTGGCCGGCGCTTTCGCGGTGGCGGTCTACCAGGTCGTCGGCGGCATGGACCGCGCCGCCGGCTGGACCGCGAACGCCATCGTCTATGCCGAAGCGGTGATCGCCCTGATCGTGCTGGCGGTGTTCTGCCGGCCCTCCGGCGAGTTGCTGTGGACCACCGCGGCCTGCGCGCTCGGTGTGGTGACCGTCGCCCTCAGCGGCAGCCGCGGTACCTGGCCGGGCGTGTTGATCGTGCTGCTGATCGGTTTGCTGGTCAGTGGCGGCCGCGCGCGCCGGGTCTCGTGGGCGGTATTGGCGACCTTGGCATTGGGCGCGGTCGCGGCGTTGTGGATCGGCCCGCTGGCCGAGCAGACCCGCATCGAGGAATTGCGCTCGGACGTGCACCGGCTCAAGGAAGGCGACAACGCCTCCTCGCTTGGCGCGCGTCTGAACCTGTTGTCCCTGGCCGGGCAGACCTTCGTCGAGCATCCGCTCGACGGCATCGGCGTCGGCAGTTTCGGCCGCGCCGTGAGCGCCTTGCCGGAATGCCGTCCGCCGGCGGCGCGGGTCGGCTTCTGCCGACTCACTCACGCCCACAGCGACGTGCCCGAGTGGGCCGCGACCATGGGCCTGCCGGGTCTGCTCGCGATCCTGGCGGTGTATCTGTTGCCCCTGGTGCTGTTCGTCCGGCGGCTGCGTGCGCTGCCGGCCGGACGCTCGCGCAGCAGCGCGCTCGGCGGATTGGTGCTGGTGCTGGTCTACATCGCCAGCGGCCTGACCCAGTCGATGTTCGCGCACCAGCTGGTCGCGTCGTTCTATGCGGTGGCGGTCGGCCTGTTGTACGGCTTCAGCCTGCGCGAGGCGCGCAGCGACGACAGC